Proteins from a single region of Nocardioides anomalus:
- a CDS encoding Fpg/Nei family DNA glycosylase, with translation MPEGDTVYRAGRLLDRSLSGQVLTVTDFRVPQHATADLSGGTVLETVSRGKHLLTRISHGDGDWTLHTHLKMEGSWKVVRPGQRWPRAASNARVVLTTQRAVAIGFSLGIVELLPRHLEPDVVGHLGPDLLGPDWDEEHALANLRADPGRPLHEALLDQRNLAGIGNMYAAELCFVAGLHPETPVAQVDGLPRLVRRARQMLDLNKERPVQTTTGDLRERERLWVYRRDKSACRRCGTPIAVAMRKRGPVGRERASYWCPSCQPET, from the coding sequence GTGCCCGAGGGCGACACCGTCTACCGCGCCGGCCGGCTGCTCGACCGCTCGCTGAGCGGCCAGGTGCTGACCGTGACCGACTTCCGGGTGCCGCAGCACGCCACCGCCGACCTCAGCGGCGGCACCGTGCTCGAGACCGTCTCGCGCGGCAAGCACCTGCTCACCCGCATCTCCCACGGCGACGGCGACTGGACGCTGCACACCCACCTCAAGATGGAGGGCAGCTGGAAGGTCGTCCGCCCCGGCCAGCGCTGGCCCCGCGCGGCCAGCAACGCCCGCGTGGTGCTCACCACCCAGCGCGCGGTCGCCATCGGCTTCTCCCTCGGCATCGTCGAGCTGCTCCCCCGCCACCTCGAGCCCGACGTGGTCGGCCACCTCGGCCCCGACCTCCTCGGCCCGGACTGGGACGAGGAGCATGCCCTGGCCAACCTCCGCGCCGACCCCGGCCGCCCCCTCCACGAGGCCCTCCTCGACCAGCGCAACCTGGCCGGCATCGGCAACATGTACGCCGCCGAGCTCTGCTTCGTCGCCGGCCTCCACCCCGAGACCCCCGTCGCCCAGGTCGACGGCCTCCCCCGCCTGGTCCGCCGCGCCCGCCAGATGCTCGACCTCAACAAGGAGCGCCCGGTGCAGACGACCACCGGCGACCTGCGCGAGCGCGAGCGCCTGTGGGTCTACCGCCGCGACAAGTCCGCCTGCCGCCGCTGCGGCACGCCCATCGCCGTCGCCATGCGCAAGCGCGGCCCGGTCGGACGCGAGCGCGCGTCGTACTGGTGCCCGAGCTGCCAGCCCGAGACCTGA
- the allB gene encoding allantoinase AllB has product MAAELVLRARRAVLGATEQPVSVVVSGGRITDLAPYDAPPAAAQTVTLDDDEVLLPGLVDTHVHVNEPGRTEWEGFASATRAAAAGGVTTILDMPLNSVPPTTTVANLEAKQRAAEGQLHVDTGFWGGAVPENLADLAPLHAAGVFGFKCFLLDSGVPEFGHLEPDAFGAAMAETARLGALMIVHAEDGRLLDEAALDGGHYAGFLASRPPAAEEAAIALVLAQAEATGAKAHVVHLSAAAAVPELRAARARGVDVSVETCPHYLTFAAEHVPDGATELKCCPPIREAANREALWAALDDVVDLVVSDHSPCTPELKEQGGGDFGRAWGGIASVQLGLSTVWTGAGERGHDLTDVVRWMAQAPADRVGLAHKGRIAVGADADLVRFAPDETFTVDVTRLHHRNPVSAYAGRTLAGVVRETWLRGVPVTGAEPHGRMLRRSA; this is encoded by the coding sequence GTGGCAGCTGAGCTCGTCCTGCGGGCGCGCCGCGCGGTGCTCGGCGCCACCGAGCAGCCCGTCAGCGTCGTCGTGAGCGGCGGGAGGATCACCGACCTCGCGCCGTACGACGCGCCGCCGGCCGCCGCGCAGACCGTCACCCTCGACGACGACGAGGTGCTCCTGCCCGGCCTGGTCGACACCCACGTGCACGTCAACGAGCCCGGCCGCACGGAGTGGGAGGGCTTCGCCTCCGCCACGCGAGCGGCGGCGGCCGGCGGCGTGACCACGATCCTGGACATGCCGCTCAACTCCGTCCCGCCCACCACCACGGTGGCGAACCTCGAGGCCAAGCAGCGCGCCGCCGAGGGCCAGCTGCACGTCGACACGGGCTTCTGGGGCGGCGCGGTCCCGGAGAACCTCGCCGACCTCGCGCCGCTGCACGCGGCCGGTGTCTTCGGCTTCAAGTGCTTCCTGCTCGACAGCGGGGTGCCCGAGTTCGGCCACCTCGAGCCCGACGCCTTCGGGGCCGCCATGGCCGAGACCGCCCGACTCGGAGCGCTGATGATCGTGCACGCCGAGGACGGCCGCCTGCTCGACGAGGCCGCACTGGACGGCGGGCACTACGCCGGCTTCCTGGCCTCGCGGCCACCGGCCGCCGAGGAGGCCGCGATCGCGCTGGTCCTGGCCCAGGCCGAGGCCACCGGCGCGAAGGCGCACGTCGTCCACCTCAGCGCCGCCGCCGCGGTGCCGGAGCTCCGGGCGGCCCGGGCCCGCGGCGTCGACGTCAGCGTGGAGACCTGCCCGCACTACCTCACCTTCGCCGCCGAGCACGTCCCCGACGGCGCGACCGAGCTGAAGTGCTGCCCGCCGATCCGCGAGGCGGCCAACCGCGAGGCGCTCTGGGCGGCGCTCGACGATGTCGTCGACCTCGTGGTCAGCGACCACTCGCCCTGCACGCCGGAGCTCAAGGAGCAGGGCGGCGGCGACTTCGGCCGGGCGTGGGGCGGCATCGCCAGCGTCCAGCTCGGCCTCTCGACCGTGTGGACCGGCGCTGGCGAGCGCGGCCACGACCTCACCGACGTGGTCCGCTGGATGGCCCAGGCGCCGGCCGACCGGGTCGGACTGGCCCACAAGGGCCGGATCGCCGTCGGTGCCGACGCCGACCTGGTCCGCTTCGCGCCCGACGAGACGTTCACCGTCGACGTCACCCGGCTGCACCACCGCAACCCGGTCTCGGCGTACGCCGGCCGCACCCTGGCCGGCGTGGTCCGCGAGACCTGGCTGCGCGGCGTACCCGTGACCGGCGCCGAGCCGCACGGCCGGATGCTCAGGAGGAGCGCATGA
- a CDS encoding uracil-DNA glycosylase, translating into MHEPHVGAVNRFVEALATERGAPVPYVDPDSGGVGARVLMVLETPSRRGALRSGMVSVDNDDATARNLWLALRDTGTPRSLGLLWNAVPWYVGTERRNAAVTRADEGAGAEVLLRLLALLPEVRVVLPFGRPAGRCVAVVGAELAGRGIAVVASIHPSPNNYAARPHARVEVEGALVRTRGLAGG; encoded by the coding sequence GTGCACGAGCCGCACGTGGGCGCGGTCAACCGGTTCGTCGAGGCGCTGGCGACGGAGCGCGGCGCGCCGGTGCCGTACGTCGACCCGGACTCCGGCGGCGTGGGAGCCCGGGTGCTCATGGTCCTGGAGACGCCGTCGCGGCGCGGCGCGCTGCGCAGCGGCATGGTGTCGGTGGACAACGACGACGCCACCGCGCGCAACCTGTGGCTGGCGCTCCGCGACACCGGCACGCCGCGCTCGCTCGGGCTGCTGTGGAACGCCGTGCCGTGGTACGTCGGGACCGAGCGCCGCAACGCCGCGGTGACGCGGGCCGACGAGGGTGCCGGCGCCGAGGTGCTGCTCCGGCTGCTGGCGCTGCTGCCCGAGGTGCGGGTGGTGCTGCCGTTCGGGCGGCCGGCGGGACGGTGCGTGGCCGTCGTCGGGGCGGAGCTGGCCGGGCGGGGGATCGCGGTCGTGGCGTCGATCCACCCGAGCCCGAACAACTACGCCGCCCGGCCGCACGCCCGCGTGGAGGTCGAGGGCGCGCTGGTCCGGACGCGGGGGCTGGCCGGTGGATGA
- a CDS encoding DUF6986 family protein yields the protein MSDLADRLTRELDERLAGADAALARDYPGERPGRQPVHTVYVPADRYDAGLVPAYGAAALRALDDHARAFADLVGDDELVQRVRAKLASEPVEDLRVDFEDGYVGRTDEDESADAERAANALAESQRNGEAAPFGGIRVKCFEAATRGRALRTLTAYVETVREAGGSTEGWVVTLPKVTSVDQVEAMVHVADTLDVSFEVQVETPQSILGPDGTALVARMVHAGGERLTGLHYGTYDYSAFVGIVAGQQSLEHPVADHAKLVMQAAAAGTGVRLSDGSTNVLPVGDPDHVEAAWANHLRLVRRSLERGYYQGWDLHPAQLPTRYAATYAFYRKGLAAALDRLEAYQQRVEGGIADEPATARALARYLLRGLDCGAVDPAEMRNIDATRFL from the coding sequence ATGAGCGACCTCGCCGACCGGCTGACCCGGGAGCTCGACGAGCGGCTCGCGGGCGCCGATGCGGCGCTGGCCAGGGACTACCCCGGCGAGCGGCCGGGCCGGCAGCCGGTGCACACGGTCTACGTGCCGGCCGACCGGTACGACGCGGGGCTGGTCCCGGCGTACGGCGCGGCCGCGCTCCGGGCCCTCGACGACCACGCGCGGGCCTTCGCGGACCTCGTCGGCGACGACGAGCTGGTGCAGCGGGTGCGGGCCAAGCTCGCGAGCGAGCCGGTGGAGGACCTGCGGGTCGACTTCGAGGACGGCTACGTCGGGCGCACCGACGAGGACGAGAGCGCGGACGCGGAGCGGGCCGCGAACGCGCTGGCCGAGAGCCAGCGCAACGGCGAGGCCGCGCCGTTCGGCGGCATCCGGGTCAAGTGCTTCGAGGCCGCCACCAGGGGGAGGGCGCTGCGCACGCTCACGGCGTACGTCGAGACCGTGCGCGAGGCGGGTGGCAGCACCGAGGGCTGGGTGGTGACGCTGCCCAAGGTGACCAGCGTCGACCAGGTCGAGGCGATGGTGCACGTGGCCGACACCCTGGACGTGTCCTTCGAGGTCCAGGTCGAGACGCCGCAGTCGATCCTCGGCCCGGACGGCACCGCGCTGGTCGCGCGGATGGTGCACGCGGGCGGGGAGCGGCTGACCGGGCTCCACTACGGCACCTACGACTACAGCGCGTTCGTCGGCATCGTGGCCGGCCAGCAGTCCCTGGAGCACCCGGTCGCCGACCACGCCAAGCTGGTCATGCAGGCGGCGGCCGCGGGGACCGGCGTGCGCCTGTCCGACGGCTCGACCAACGTCCTGCCGGTGGGCGACCCGGATCACGTCGAGGCGGCCTGGGCCAACCACCTGAGGCTGGTGCGCAGGAGCCTGGAGCGCGGCTACTACCAGGGCTGGGACCTGCACCCCGCCCAGCTGCCCACGCGGTACGCCGCGACGTACGCCTTCTACCGCAAGGGCCTGGCCGCCGCGCTGGACCGCCTCGAGGCCTACCAGCAGCGCGTGGAGGGCGGCATCGCCGACGAGCCGGCCACCGCCCGCGCGCTCGCCCGCTACCTGCTGCGCGGGCTGGACTGCGGTGCGGTCGACCCGGCGGAGATGCGGAACATCGACGCAACGCGGTTCCTCTAG
- a CDS encoding bifunctional allantoicase/(S)-ureidoglycine aminohydrolase: MTYHVPRGGLPPQTALTTDRARFTEAYAVVPARTQSDITASYLPGWTGMRMWVLARPLSGFAETFSQYVVEVAPGGGSDDPEADAGAEAVLFVVDGALELTVAEERHTLEPGGYAYLPPAVAWTLHNRSEATATFHWVRKAYQRVPGLDAPEPFVTREQDVAPIEMPGTDGAWSTTRFVDTADLRHDMHVNIVNFAPGGAIPFPETHVMEHGLYVLEGKAVYLLNTDWVEVEAGDFMWLRAFCPQACYAGGPGPFRYLLYKDVNRHVGLSL, encoded by the coding sequence ATGACCTACCACGTCCCCCGCGGCGGCCTGCCGCCCCAGACCGCGCTCACCACCGACCGAGCGCGGTTCACCGAGGCCTACGCCGTGGTCCCGGCCCGCACCCAGAGCGACATCACCGCGTCCTACCTGCCCGGCTGGACCGGGATGCGGATGTGGGTGCTGGCCCGGCCGCTGAGCGGGTTCGCCGAGACCTTCAGCCAGTACGTCGTCGAGGTCGCCCCCGGCGGCGGCTCCGACGACCCGGAGGCCGACGCCGGCGCCGAGGCGGTGCTGTTCGTGGTCGACGGCGCGCTCGAGCTCACCGTCGCCGAGGAGCGGCACACGCTGGAGCCGGGCGGCTACGCCTACCTGCCGCCCGCCGTCGCCTGGACGCTGCACAACCGGTCCGAGGCGACCGCGACGTTCCACTGGGTCCGCAAGGCCTACCAGCGGGTGCCGGGGCTCGACGCCCCCGAGCCGTTCGTGACCCGCGAGCAGGACGTCGCGCCGATCGAGATGCCCGGCACCGACGGTGCCTGGTCGACCACCCGCTTCGTCGACACCGCGGACCTGCGCCACGACATGCACGTCAACATCGTGAACTTCGCGCCCGGTGGTGCCATCCCGTTCCCGGAGACGCACGTGATGGAGCACGGGCTCTACGTGCTCGAGGGCAAGGCGGTCTACCTGCTCAACACCGACTGGGTCGAGGTCGAGGCCGGGGACTTCATGTGGCTGCGCGCGTTCTGCCCTCAGGCCTGCTACGCCGGTGGTCCAGGGCCGTTCCGCTACCTGCTCTACAAGGACGTCAACCGGCACGTCGGGCTGAGCCTGTGA
- the uraH gene encoding hydroxyisourate hydrolase, translated as MSTLSTHVLDTALGHPAEGIAVRLETRQGELLAEGETDADGRIGSLGPELERGAYVLRFDTGLYVDGFYPEVVVVFTVADPDQHHHVPLLLSPFGYSTYRGS; from the coding sequence GTGAGCACGCTCTCGACCCACGTCCTCGACACCGCACTCGGGCACCCGGCCGAGGGGATCGCGGTGCGGCTGGAGACCCGCCAGGGCGAGCTGCTGGCCGAGGGCGAGACCGACGCCGACGGCCGGATCGGCTCGCTCGGCCCGGAGCTCGAGCGCGGGGCCTACGTCCTGCGCTTCGACACCGGTCTCTACGTCGACGGCTTCTACCCCGAGGTCGTCGTGGTCTTCACCGTCGCCGATCCCGACCAGCACCACCACGTCCCGCTGCTGCTCAGCCCCTTCGGCTACTCCACCTACCGTGGCAGCTGA
- a CDS encoding ATP-dependent helicase: MSSADPAPHPALGRFSEPTRAWFSAAFAEPTPAQVGAWEAIGAGRHALVVAPTGSGKTLSAFLWSLDRLLSSERPTDKTKRTRVLYVSPLKALAVDVERNLRSPLTGIRHTGDRLGQPVPEVTVGVRSGDTAAADRRKLVSAPPDILITTPESLFLMLTSQARESLRGVETVILDEVHAVAGTKRGAHFAVTLERLDALLERPAQRVGLSATVRPLEEVARFLGGAAPVEIVAPPSAKEWDLKVVVPVEDMTAPEAYDDSGEEEPSRAQSIWPHVEEHVVDLIEQHRSTIVFANSRRLSERLTARLNEIAFERASGEKLLPGQSPAQVMAQSGASSAAETVIAKAHHGSVSKEQRALIEDDLKRGRLPAVVATSSLELGIDMGAVDLVVQIESPPSVASALQRVGRAGHQVGEVSRGVLFPKHRGDLAQTAVAVQRMRSGAIESLGVPANPLDVLAQQIVAATAMEAWGVDDLYALVKRTASFDKLPRSAYDAVLDLLSGRYPSDEFAELRPRIVWDRVTGTLTGRPGAQRLAVTSGGTIPDRGLFGVFLVGGEGPGKRVGELDEEMVYESRVGDVFALGATSWRIEDITHDRVLVTPAPGVPGRLPFWKGDALGRPAELGAAVGAFTRELASLPKKKAEQRAKAEGLDDYAAGNLVTYLHEQLEATQVLPSDQTLLVERFRDELGDWRLVLHSPYGTPVHAPWALAINARLRERFGIDGQAVASDDGIVIRIPDTDAEPPSGEIVVFAPDEIEDVVTQEVGGSALFASRFRECAARALLLPRRDPGRRSPLWQQRQRSAALLEVASKYPSFPIVLEAVRECLQDVYDLPALVQLMRAVEQRSVQVTDVATASPSPFARSLLFGYVAQFVYEGDSPIAERRAAALSLDQGLLAELLGRAELRELLDPQVLTEVEDELQRLTPERRARGAEGVADLLRLLGPLSAEEIAARTAEGVDAPEALATLAATRRVAEVRVAGEPRWVAIEDIGRLRDGLGVAVPPGTPDAFTDPVDDPLADLVSRYARTHGPFTTEDVATRLGLGAAVVRLTLQRLGGQGRVLDGEFRPGASGLEWCDAEVLRSLRRRSLARLRKEVEPVPPAALGRFLSAWQHVTSTGNRGGLRGVDGVLSVIDQLAGAPVPASALEPLVLSARVRDFESSYLDELTASGEVLWAGHGSLPGSDGWVSLHLADQAPLTLPEHEPFEHSELHQSVLDALAGGGAYFFRQLATQVGARDDKALSAALWDLVWAGRISNDTLTPLRALTRAGGAAHRTKRAPARPRMASTTGRGGMALRSGPPETAGRWALLPELDTDPTRRAHAAAERLLDRHGVVIRGAVMSERQPGGFAAVYKVLSAFEDSGRCRRGYFVEGLGAAQFGTAGAIDRLRTFSEVDDGGDGAKPVAVCLAATDPANPYGAALPWPESEGGHRPGRKAGALVVLVDGELTLYVERGGKTLLTWSEDRERLDPGAAALAEAARRGSLGRLTVERADGEALLGGGSTPLREALDAAGFVTTPRGLRLRAA, from the coding sequence ATGTCGTCCGCCGACCCCGCGCCCCACCCCGCCCTGGGCCGCTTCAGCGAGCCCACGCGCGCGTGGTTCTCGGCGGCCTTCGCGGAGCCGACGCCGGCGCAGGTGGGCGCGTGGGAGGCGATCGGGGCCGGCCGGCACGCGCTGGTGGTGGCGCCGACCGGCTCCGGCAAGACGCTGTCGGCGTTCCTGTGGAGCCTGGACCGGCTGCTGAGCAGCGAGCGGCCGACCGACAAGACCAAGCGCACGCGGGTGCTCTACGTCAGCCCGCTCAAGGCCCTGGCGGTCGACGTCGAGCGCAACCTGCGCAGCCCGCTGACCGGCATCCGCCACACCGGCGACCGGCTCGGCCAGCCGGTGCCCGAGGTGACCGTGGGCGTGCGCAGCGGCGACACCGCGGCGGCCGATCGCCGCAAGCTCGTCTCCGCGCCGCCGGACATCCTCATCACCACGCCCGAGTCGCTGTTCCTCATGCTCACCAGCCAGGCGCGCGAGAGCCTGCGCGGGGTCGAGACCGTGATCCTCGACGAGGTGCACGCGGTGGCCGGCACCAAGCGCGGCGCCCACTTCGCGGTCACGCTGGAGCGGCTCGACGCGCTGCTCGAGCGGCCGGCCCAGCGGGTCGGGCTGAGCGCGACCGTGCGACCGCTGGAGGAGGTGGCGCGCTTCCTCGGCGGTGCGGCGCCGGTCGAGATCGTGGCCCCGCCGAGCGCCAAGGAGTGGGACCTCAAGGTCGTCGTGCCGGTCGAGGACATGACCGCGCCGGAGGCGTACGACGACTCCGGCGAGGAGGAGCCCAGCCGGGCCCAGTCGATCTGGCCGCACGTCGAGGAGCACGTCGTCGACCTCATCGAGCAGCACCGCTCGACCATCGTCTTCGCCAACAGCCGGCGCCTCTCCGAGCGGCTCACGGCCCGCCTCAACGAGATCGCCTTCGAGCGGGCCAGCGGCGAGAAGCTGCTGCCCGGCCAGAGCCCGGCGCAGGTGATGGCCCAGTCCGGGGCGAGCAGCGCGGCCGAGACGGTCATCGCCAAGGCCCACCACGGCTCGGTGTCCAAGGAGCAGCGCGCGCTCATCGAGGACGACCTCAAGCGCGGCCGGCTCCCCGCCGTGGTGGCCACCAGCAGCCTCGAGCTCGGCATCGACATGGGCGCGGTCGACCTCGTCGTCCAGATCGAGAGCCCGCCCAGCGTGGCCAGCGCGCTCCAGCGCGTGGGTCGCGCCGGTCACCAGGTCGGCGAGGTCAGCCGGGGCGTGCTGTTCCCCAAGCACCGCGGCGACCTGGCCCAGACCGCGGTCGCGGTCCAGCGGATGCGCAGCGGTGCCATCGAGAGCCTCGGCGTACCCGCCAACCCGCTCGACGTGCTGGCCCAGCAGATCGTGGCGGCGACCGCGATGGAGGCCTGGGGCGTCGACGACCTCTACGCCCTGGTCAAGCGGACGGCCAGCTTCGACAAGCTCCCCCGCTCGGCGTACGACGCGGTGCTGGACCTGCTGTCCGGCCGCTACCCGAGCGACGAGTTCGCCGAGCTGCGCCCCCGCATCGTCTGGGACCGGGTCACCGGCACCCTCACCGGCCGTCCGGGCGCCCAGCGGCTGGCCGTGACCAGCGGCGGCACCATCCCCGACCGCGGTCTGTTCGGCGTCTTCCTGGTCGGCGGCGAGGGCCCGGGCAAGCGGGTCGGCGAGCTCGACGAGGAGATGGTCTACGAGTCACGCGTCGGCGACGTCTTCGCCCTCGGCGCCACCAGCTGGCGGATCGAGGACATCACCCACGACCGCGTCCTGGTCACGCCCGCGCCGGGCGTGCCCGGGCGGCTGCCGTTCTGGAAGGGCGACGCGCTCGGCCGGCCGGCCGAGCTCGGGGCCGCCGTCGGCGCGTTCACCCGCGAGCTGGCCAGCCTGCCCAAGAAGAAGGCCGAGCAGCGCGCCAAGGCCGAGGGGCTCGACGACTACGCCGCCGGCAACCTCGTGACCTACCTCCACGAGCAGCTCGAGGCGACCCAGGTCCTGCCCAGCGACCAGACCCTGCTGGTCGAGCGGTTCCGCGACGAGCTCGGCGACTGGCGCCTGGTCCTGCACTCGCCGTACGGCACGCCGGTGCACGCGCCCTGGGCGCTGGCCATCAACGCCCGGCTGCGTGAGCGCTTCGGCATCGACGGCCAGGCCGTCGCCTCCGACGACGGCATCGTCATCCGCATCCCCGACACCGACGCCGAGCCACCCAGCGGCGAGATCGTGGTCTTCGCGCCCGACGAGATCGAGGACGTCGTCACCCAGGAGGTCGGCGGCTCGGCGCTGTTCGCGTCCCGGTTCCGCGAGTGCGCCGCCCGCGCCCTGCTGCTCCCGCGCCGCGACCCCGGCCGCCGCAGCCCGCTGTGGCAGCAGCGCCAACGAAGCGCGGCCCTGCTCGAGGTCGCCTCGAAGTACCCCTCCTTCCCCATCGTCCTCGAGGCCGTCCGCGAGTGCCTCCAGGACGTCTACGACCTGCCCGCGCTGGTCCAGCTGATGCGTGCGGTCGAGCAACGCAGCGTCCAGGTCACCGACGTGGCCACCGCGTCCCCGAGCCCGTTCGCGCGCAGCCTGCTCTTCGGGTACGTCGCGCAGTTCGTCTACGAGGGCGACTCCCCCATAGCCGAGCGCCGGGCCGCGGCCCTCTCGCTCGACCAGGGCCTCCTGGCCGAGCTGCTCGGGCGCGCCGAGCTGCGCGAGCTGCTCGACCCCCAGGTGCTCACCGAGGTCGAGGACGAGCTGCAACGGCTCACCCCGGAGCGCAGGGCCCGGGGCGCCGAGGGCGTGGCCGACCTGCTCCGCCTGCTCGGCCCGCTGTCCGCCGAGGAGATCGCGGCCCGCACGGCCGAGGGCGTCGACGCCCCGGAGGCCCTGGCCACCCTGGCCGCCACCCGGCGGGTGGCCGAGGTGCGGGTGGCCGGCGAGCCGCGCTGGGTCGCCATCGAGGACATCGGCCGGCTGCGCGACGGGCTCGGGGTCGCCGTGCCACCGGGCACTCCCGACGCCTTCACCGACCCCGTCGACGACCCGCTGGCCGACCTGGTCTCGCGCTACGCCCGCACCCACGGTCCCTTCACCACCGAGGACGTCGCCACCCGGCTCGGGCTCGGTGCCGCCGTCGTGCGCCTCACGCTGCAGCGGCTCGGCGGTCAGGGTCGGGTGCTCGACGGCGAGTTCCGACCGGGCGCCTCCGGGCTGGAGTGGTGCGACGCCGAGGTGCTGCGCTCGCTGCGCCGGCGCAGCCTGGCCCGGCTGCGCAAGGAGGTCGAGCCGGTCCCGCCGGCCGCGCTCGGACGGTTCCTCAGCGCCTGGCAGCACGTCACGTCGACGGGCAACCGGGGCGGGCTGCGCGGTGTCGACGGCGTGCTGAGCGTCATCGACCAGCTGGCCGGCGCCCCGGTGCCGGCCAGCGCGCTCGAGCCGCTGGTGCTGAGCGCACGGGTGCGCGACTTCGAGTCGTCGTACCTCGACGAGCTCACCGCCTCCGGCGAGGTCCTCTGGGCCGGCCACGGCTCGCTGCCCGGCTCCGACGGCTGGGTGAGCCTCCACCTCGCCGACCAGGCGCCGCTCACGCTGCCGGAGCACGAGCCGTTCGAGCACAGCGAGCTCCACCAGTCCGTGCTCGACGCGCTGGCCGGCGGCGGGGCGTACTTCTTCCGCCAGCTCGCCACCCAGGTCGGCGCCCGCGACGACAAGGCCCTGAGCGCCGCGCTGTGGGACCTCGTCTGGGCCGGCCGGATCAGCAACGACACCCTCACCCCACTGCGTGCGCTCACCCGTGCCGGTGGGGCGGCCCACCGGACCAAGCGCGCGCCCGCCCGCCCGCGCATGGCCAGCACCACCGGCCGCGGCGGGATGGCCCTGCGCAGCGGCCCGCCCGAGACCGCCGGTCGCTGGGCCCTGCTGCCCGAGCTCGACACGGACCCGACCCGCCGGGCCCACGCCGCCGCCGAGCGCCTGCTCGACCGGCACGGCGTGGTCATCCGCGGCGCGGTCATGAGCGAGCGGCAGCCGGGCGGATTCGCCGCGGTCTACAAGGTCCTGTCGGCCTTCGAGGACTCCGGTCGCTGCCGGCGGGGGTACTTCGTCGAGGGCCTCGGCGCCGCCCAGTTCGGCACGGCCGGTGCCATCGACCGGCTGCGCACCTTCTCCGAGGTCGACGACGGTGGCGACGGGGCCAAGCCGGTCGCGGTCTGCCTGGCGGCCACCGACCCCGCCAACCCCTACGGCGCGGCCCTGCCCTGGCCCGAGAGCGAGGGCGGCCACCGCCCCGGACGCAAGGCGGGCGCCCTCGTGGTCCTGGTCGACGGCGAGCTGACGCTGTACGTCGAGCGCGGCGGCAAGACCCTGCTCACCTGGAGCGAGGACCGCGAGCGGCTCGACCCCGGCGCCGCGGCCCTGGCCGAGGCGGCTCGACGCGGCTCGCTCGGCCGGCTCACCGTCGAGCGGGCCGACGGCGAGGCGCTGCTGGGCGGCGGCTCCACCCCGCTGCGCGAGGCGCTCGACGCGGCCGGGTTCGTCACCACGCCGCGCGGGCTCCGGCTCCGCGCGGCCTAG
- the pucL gene encoding factor-independent urate hydroxylase: protein MAIQLGANQYGKAENRVVRIVRDTPVHEIKDLNVSTSLRGDFADAHTHGDQAAVLPTDTQKNTAFAYAKLHGVDSVEDYALALGRRLLDAARAAHEAEIRVEEYAWDRLGPHSFVRRGGAVRTCTVTVTRGGARVESGVGELTVLNSTDSEFKGFLKDEFTTLAETDDRILATSLVATWRHASAERQDWNASYDKALDTILTTFAGTYSRALQETLYAMGRAVLEGDDGLTDIHFRAPNKHHFLVDFSGFRVDGLTNDGEVFHAADRPYGLIEATVVRTPEVSREQLLACLAVPRWADEVLAGGPYADREALLGRADEAARQLSDAELEQALAGHPRIGERGGAQSQSEQSGVSPSDRLAQANAAYEQRFDRVFLIRAAGRDAEEILAELERRMQNDDAAERAETVDNLRQIALLRLEQSL, encoded by the coding sequence ATGGCGATCCAGCTCGGGGCGAACCAGTACGGCAAGGCCGAGAACCGCGTCGTCCGCATCGTCCGCGACACCCCGGTCCACGAGATCAAGGACCTCAACGTCTCCACCAGCCTGCGCGGGGACTTCGCCGACGCCCACACCCACGGCGACCAGGCCGCGGTGCTGCCCACCGACACCCAGAAGAACACCGCCTTCGCCTACGCCAAGCTCCACGGCGTCGACTCCGTCGAGGACTACGCGCTGGCCCTGGGGCGCCGGCTCCTGGACGCCGCGCGCGCCGCGCACGAGGCGGAGATCCGGGTCGAGGAGTACGCCTGGGACCGCCTCGGCCCCCACTCTTTCGTCCGCCGCGGCGGCGCCGTCCGCACCTGCACCGTGACCGTGACCCGCGGCGGTGCGAGGGTCGAGTCGGGCGTCGGGGAGCTGACCGTCCTCAACTCCACCGACTCGGAGTTCAAGGGCTTCCTGAAGGACGAGTTCACGACCCTGGCCGAGACCGACGACCGGATCCTGGCCACCTCGCTGGTCGCCACCTGGCGGCACGCGAGCGCCGAGCGCCAGGACTGGAACGCCTCCTACGACAAGGCCCTCGACACGATCCTCACCACCTTCGCCGGCACCTACTCGCGCGCGCTCCAGGAGACGCTCTACGCCATGGGCCGCGCGGTCCTCGAAGGCGACGACGGGCTGACGGACATCCACTTCCGGGCGCCCAACAAGCACCACTTCCTGGTCGACTTCAGCGGCTTCCGGGTCGACGGCCTGACCAACGACGGCGAGGTCTTCCACGCCGCCGACCGGCCCTACGGGCTCATCGAGGCCACGGTGGTCCGCACCCCCGAGGTCAGCCGCGAGCAGCTGCTGGCCTGCCTGGCCGTGCCGCGCTGGGCCGACGAGGTGCTGGCCGGAGGTCCGTACGCCGACCGCGAGGCCCTCCTCGGCCGGGCCGACGAGGCCGCCCGGCAGCTCAGCGACGCGGAGCTCGAGCAGGCCCTGGCCGGCCACCCGCGCATCGGCGAGCGCGGGGGAGCGCAGTCCCAGAGCGAGCAGTCCGGGGTCAGCCCGAGCGACCGGCTCGCGCAGGCCAACGCGGCGTACGAGCAGCGCTTCGACCGGGTCTTCCTCATCCGCGCCGCCGGCCGCGACGCCGAGGAGATCCTGGCCGAGCTCGAGCGGCGGATGCAGAACGACGACGCCGCCGAGCGCGCCGAGACCGTCGACAACCTCCGCCAGATCGCCCTCCTGCGCCTGGAGCAGTCCCTGTGA